The region CGCCGCAGCATCGCCCGCGCCGTGCCGGCCTTCTGGTCGGCCGCCAATCTGGAAGAAGGCCGCGCAGCGCTGCAGAATTTTGACCAGGATGAGGTCGTGCTGCCCCTGCTGGATGCCGCCACGGCCAGCGCCGCCAGCAATACCTTGGAGGCCTCGGGCCGGCGTGAGTCACGCCTGACCCGCCGCCTGCGCGATGCCCTGCATGTGGTGCTGCAACGCCTGCAATTCGGGCAAGTCCTGCTGGCCTCGATTGGCAGCGTGGCGCCCTTTGTGGGCTTGTTTGGCACCGTCTGGGGCATCTACCACGCGCTGGTGACGATGACGGCAGGCGGCAGCCTCAGCATCGAAAAAATCGCCGGCCCGGTGGGCGAGGCCCTGATCATGACCGCCGCCGGCCTGGCCGTAGCCATCCCTGCCGTGCTGGCCTACAACATCTTCGGCAAACGCATCGGCGTGTGCGAGGCGGAGTTGGAAGGCTTTGCACATGACCTGCGCGAAATGCTGGACAGCAGCGAGGCGACCCAGTGACCTGCAACGCTGAAATCGGAAGTGCCCTGGCTCGCGATATGCGCCGCCTATCTGCGTTGCAAATGCTCGCGATGCCGCAGGGCATCGCTGTGCTTCGCGCCTTGCCAGGCAGCCCATCTCGCAAGCCCTTCCACTCCCATTTCAACGTCACAGGTCACTAGTCATGGCATTCGGCCGCCTCGAACGCAGCGAGCTGCCCAAACCGATGGGCGAGATCAATATGACGCCGCTGATCGACGTCATGCTGGTGCTGCTGGTGATCTTCATGATCGCCGCGCCCTTGATGGCCTCCTCACTGCGCCTGGATCTGCCCAAGAGCGAAGCGGCCAGCCCCTCGGAGGCGCCCGCCTTCATCCAGGTGGCGCTGCAGCCCGATGGCGCGCTCTACCTCGGCGAGCAAAAGTTGGACCGTGCCGCCTTTCAAAAGCGCCTGAGCGAACTCGGCCGCGCCAACCCCGAGCAAGAAGTGCAGTTGCGCGCCGACCAGGCCGTGCCCTACGGCCAAGTGGCCGAGCTGATCGGCTGGTGCCAGGCCGCCGGTTTGAGCCGCATCGCTTTCGTGACCAATTCCCCCGCCAAGGGCGAGTGATCCGGTATGGCCCGCGCCGCCAGCCTCGTGATGCCTCGCGCCGCGTACCCCTGACACCCTGACCCTTTTCGCCGTCTGGCCACAGCAGCCAGCCACACCCTTCGAAATCCCGGCAATCGGGCCGGCCGCGCCAGCGGCCCGCCCAAGCGCAGCCCCTACAATTTGACGCATGAACGAAAAGTACGCCCCCAACGAGATCGAAGCCGCTGCGCGCCAGTATTGGAACGAGCGTGACGCCTACCGCGTCACTGAG is a window of Paucibacter sp. KCTC 42545 DNA encoding:
- a CDS encoding MotA/TolQ/ExbB proton channel family protein; the encoded protein is MTGFAELWQVGDAVTRSVALLLLLMSVSAWVVILWKGWLLARARRSIARAVPAFWSAANLEEGRAALQNFDQDEVVLPLLDAATASAASNTLEASGRRESRLTRRLRDALHVVLQRLQFGQVLLASIGSVAPFVGLFGTVWGIYHALVTMTAGGSLSIEKIAGPVGEALIMTAAGLAVAIPAVLAYNIFGKRIGVCEAELEGFAHDLREMLDSSEATQ
- a CDS encoding ExbD/TolR family protein — its product is MAFGRLERSELPKPMGEINMTPLIDVMLVLLVIFMIAAPLMASSLRLDLPKSEAASPSEAPAFIQVALQPDGALYLGEQKLDRAAFQKRLSELGRANPEQEVQLRADQAVPYGQVAELIGWCQAAGLSRIAFVTNSPAKGE